The Haloarcula halophila nucleotide sequence GACGTTCCAGCTCCGCTGTGTCGGCACCGGCGAACTCCCGCCCGAAGTCGCAAAGCAGTACGGTGTCACCGGCCCAGTCGCTCGTGGGTCCGGCATCGACTACGATCTTCGACGGGACGATCCGTATGGCTACTACGACAATCTGGACTGGAACGTCGTCACCGAGAACGACTGCGATAACTTCTCCCGTGTCCTCGTCCGGTTACGAGAGATCGAGGAATCCGCGGCGATCGTCGAGCAGTGCGTCGATCTCCTCGAAGACTGGCCCGACGACGACCGGGCTCTCCAGGCCAACGTTCCGCGGACACTGAAGCCCTCGGGTGAATGCTACAGGGCCGTCGAGGGTGCGAAGGGTGAACTGGGGATCTATATCCGCGCAGACGGCACCGAAACCCCGCTCGGTTCAAGATCCGGGGGCCGTCGTTCTCGAACTTGTCGGCGCTCTCCGCGATGGCAAAGGGCGAGTCCGTCGCTGATCTCGTCGCGACGCTGGGGAGCCTCGACACCATAATGGGAGAAGTGGACCGATGACAACACCTCCCTCGCTACGCACGGTTTTGGCCCTCACCTGGCCAGTCGATGCCCACGATAGGGGCGTAGTATAGCCTGTCTTCGGCGACGGCATCGACAGGTGTAGTGGAATCGTTTCAGTGGGGTGGTAGCCAACACAGGTCTATGAGTCACCTGCTCCCACAGAAACCACACGTGGACCGGCCAGCGCCGGACTCCCGGATCGTCACCCTCGACGACGAGGATGCAGACGAAGTATTTGCCGCGCTCGGATCAGATGTCAGCCGAGCCGTACTGGCAGAACTGTATCGCGATCCAGCGACGCAATCGGAACTTGCTGAACGGGTCGACACCTCCATCCAGAACATCGGCTATCACGTCGGAAAACTCCTCGAGGCGGACCTCATAACCGTCGTC carries:
- a CDS encoding ArsR/SmtB family transcription factor, which translates into the protein MSHLLPQKPHVDRPAPDSRIVTLDDEDADEVFAALGSDVSRAVLAELYRDPATQSELAERVDTSIQNIGYHVGKLLEADLITVVEQWYSENGAKMDVFAPAGAPLVLVAGGHERSVTVEKNTTASTVDGLANSDD